A stretch of Meiothermus sp. QL-1 DNA encodes these proteins:
- a CDS encoding ATP-dependent Clp protease ATP-binding subunit: protein MNRYDDRARLVFHYAREEGSRLGHSMIGPEHLLLGLMREGGTAARILMEYGASLEAMRRMVEELVGRGEGSRTGEPPAITPRARRVMELAGAEARNMSSQVIGTEHILLGIIREGDGIAHRIMTHFAKDLETIRWRILSQAGEGKEKTVATPFLDEYGRDLTKEAREGKLDPVIGRTEEINRVIQILARRTKNNPVLVGDPGVGKTAIVEGLAQAIVEGRVPPVLRGARIVAIDLAGVVAGTKYRGEFEERLRQIIEELKNAKVVAFIDELHTLIGAGGAEGTLDAANILKPPLSRGEIQVIGATTTGEYHRYIEKDAALERRFQPVIVLEPTPEETLEILRGLRPRYEAHHGVVIPDEILSLSVKIGIRSLPGRNFPDKAIDLIDEAASRVRLNDSLGLPVAVDEDGTPLVAREDIESVVDSWGGIYIDDKDDSKLFKLEEELNKRVIGQKEAVEALAAALRRSRVGLGGRTRVSASFLFVGPSGVGKTHLAKALAEVLFGSERALIRFDMSEFQEPHSISKLIGAPPGYVGYEQGGRLTEAVRRQPFSVVLLDEIEKAHPDIYNTFLQVLDEGRLTDGLGRTVDFRRVILIMTSNTGYNVGPAIGFTSREVDTESPLKALFTPEFLDRLDEVIRFKPLEPSELVQVAQIMLEEISKELESREKFVRFDPLVASWLVEQAPKQSSTRVLRNLIREKIEDPLSIELLSRPGRHLYVTLKEGAIAFETQELSVGLA, encoded by the coding sequence TTGAACAGGTACGACGACCGCGCCAGGTTGGTATTTCACTATGCCAGAGAAGAGGGTAGCCGGCTGGGTCACAGCATGATTGGCCCAGAGCACCTGCTTCTGGGCCTGATGCGCGAAGGGGGCACGGCGGCGCGTATCCTCATGGAGTACGGCGCGAGCCTCGAGGCCATGCGGCGCATGGTGGAGGAGCTGGTGGGTCGGGGTGAGGGGAGCCGTACCGGTGAGCCCCCCGCCATCACCCCCAGGGCCCGGAGGGTTATGGAGCTGGCCGGGGCCGAGGCCCGCAACATGTCGAGCCAGGTCATCGGGACCGAGCACATCCTCCTGGGCATCATCCGCGAAGGGGATGGCATTGCCCACCGGATTATGACCCACTTCGCCAAGGATTTGGAGACCATCCGCTGGCGCATCCTATCGCAGGCCGGTGAAGGCAAGGAGAAGACCGTAGCCACCCCCTTCCTGGACGAGTACGGGCGCGACCTAACCAAGGAGGCCCGCGAGGGCAAGCTCGACCCTGTAATCGGCCGTACCGAGGAGATCAACCGGGTCATCCAGATTCTGGCCCGCCGCACCAAGAACAACCCCGTGCTGGTGGGCGACCCTGGGGTGGGTAAGACCGCCATCGTGGAGGGGCTGGCCCAGGCCATCGTGGAGGGGCGCGTACCCCCGGTGCTGCGCGGGGCCCGCATCGTGGCCATCGATTTGGCCGGGGTGGTGGCCGGCACCAAGTACCGCGGGGAGTTTGAGGAGCGGCTCCGCCAGATCATCGAGGAGCTCAAAAACGCCAAGGTGGTGGCCTTCATCGACGAGCTGCACACCCTGATCGGGGCCGGTGGGGCCGAAGGCACCCTGGACGCCGCCAACATCCTCAAGCCTCCCCTGAGCCGGGGTGAGATACAGGTCATCGGGGCCACCACCACCGGGGAGTACCACCGCTACATCGAGAAGGATGCGGCCCTGGAGCGCCGCTTCCAGCCGGTAATCGTGCTCGAGCCCACCCCGGAGGAGACCCTGGAGATTTTGAGGGGCCTGCGCCCCCGCTACGAGGCCCACCATGGGGTGGTCATCCCCGACGAAATCCTCTCGCTTTCGGTCAAAATCGGCATCCGCAGCCTGCCCGGGCGCAACTTCCCCGACAAAGCCATCGACCTCATCGACGAGGCCGCGAGCCGGGTGCGCCTCAACGACTCCCTGGGGCTTCCGGTGGCGGTGGATGAGGACGGCACCCCGCTGGTGGCCCGCGAGGACATCGAGAGCGTGGTGGACTCCTGGGGTGGGATTTACATCGACGACAAAGACGACAGCAAGCTTTTCAAGCTGGAGGAAGAGCTCAACAAGCGGGTGATTGGGCAAAAAGAGGCGGTGGAGGCCCTGGCCGCCGCCCTTCGGCGGAGCCGGGTGGGCCTGGGTGGGCGCACCCGCGTCTCGGCTAGCTTCCTCTTCGTGGGGCCTTCGGGGGTGGGCAAGACCCACCTGGCCAAAGCCCTGGCCGAGGTGCTCTTCGGTTCGGAAAGGGCCCTCATCCGCTTCGACATGTCGGAGTTCCAGGAGCCCCACTCCATCTCCAAGCTGATCGGGGCCCCGCCCGGCTATGTGGGCTATGAGCAGGGGGGGCGCCTCACCGAGGCGGTGCGCCGCCAGCCTTTCAGCGTGGTGCTGCTGGACGAAATCGAGAAGGCCCACCCGGACATCTACAACACCTTCCTGCAGGTGCTGGACGAAGGGCGGCTCACCGACGGCCTGGGCCGCACGGTGGACTTCCGCCGGGTGATCCTCATCATGACCTCCAACACCGGCTACAACGTGGGGCCGGCCATCGGCTTCACCAGCCGGGAGGTGGACACCGAAAGCCCCCTCAAGGCCCTCTTCACCCCGGAGTTCCTGGACCGGCTGGACGAGGTAATTCGCTTCAAGCCCCTCGAGCCCTCCGAGCTGGTCCAAGTGGCGCAGATCATGCTGGAGGAGATCAGCAAAGAGCTGGAGTCGCGCGAGAAGTTCGTGCGCTTTGACCCCCTGGTGGCCTCCTGGCTGGTGGAGCAGGCCCCCAAACAGAGCAGCACCCGCGTGCTGCGCAACCTGATCCGCGAGAAAATCGAGGACCCCCTTTCCATCGAGCTCCTCTCCCGGCCGGGGCGCCATCTCTACGTGACCCTCAAGGAGGGCGCCATCGCCTTCGAGACCCAGGAGCTGAGCGTGGGCCTGGCCTGA
- a CDS encoding MFS transporter has protein sequence MSAPIPPLVRKNTLLLSITQAINGAGMQLVPTLGALQVVMLLGNSTFAGLTTSLMGLARVLTAHAVGQLSDRWGRKVGLYLGLWLALAGSLLVGLATLWAAFALFVLGVLVFGAGVGAVQQMRVAAADMYPQSRRGEGLSLVAMGSLLGAGLAPLVVALAEELGKRLSLNEIALAWLLLPLLWLPGFGLVWGIRPDPRQIALALERYYPPEALKDGASLPEPRRAGSSWAAILTAAAAQGQMVMMMAMTALALKAMECSLSQISLSVALHVMGMFAFSWPIGRLSDRLGRQPVMAAGLGTAALGALLVGLGTSYGEVTLGTFLVGLGWSGAFLAANALLADLTPPGGRGQAVGVLEFWSSLAGVLLPLLGGVLLEGLGMRALGYFGALLVLLPLLLLFRKAEV, from the coding sequence GTGTCCGCGCCTATTCCCCCCCTGGTGCGTAAAAACACCTTGTTGCTGTCCATCACCCAGGCCATCAACGGGGCGGGAATGCAGCTCGTGCCCACCCTGGGCGCCCTCCAGGTGGTGATGCTGCTGGGCAACAGCACTTTTGCCGGTCTGACCACCAGCCTGATGGGGCTGGCCAGGGTTTTGACCGCCCATGCTGTGGGGCAGCTCTCGGACCGCTGGGGGCGCAAGGTGGGGCTATACCTGGGGCTTTGGCTGGCCCTGGCAGGCTCTTTGCTGGTAGGCCTGGCGACCTTGTGGGCGGCCTTTGCCCTCTTCGTCCTGGGGGTGTTGGTCTTTGGGGCTGGGGTGGGGGCAGTCCAGCAGATGCGGGTGGCGGCGGCGGACATGTACCCCCAGAGCCGGCGGGGTGAGGGGCTGAGCCTGGTGGCGATGGGCTCGCTTTTGGGGGCGGGGCTGGCCCCTTTGGTGGTAGCGCTGGCAGAAGAGCTTGGCAAGCGTCTTTCGCTGAACGAGATTGCCCTGGCCTGGCTTTTGCTGCCCCTGCTTTGGTTGCCGGGCTTCGGCCTGGTGTGGGGCATCCGGCCCGACCCCAGGCAGATAGCGCTGGCGCTCGAGCGCTACTACCCCCCGGAGGCTTTGAAGGACGGGGCTTCGCTGCCGGAGCCCAGGCGGGCGGGCTCGAGCTGGGCGGCTATCCTCACCGCGGCAGCCGCCCAGGGGCAGATGGTCATGATGATGGCCATGACCGCCCTGGCCCTGAAGGCCATGGAGTGCAGCCTCTCGCAGATATCCCTCTCGGTGGCCCTCCACGTGATGGGCATGTTCGCTTTCTCCTGGCCTATTGGCCGCCTTTCCGACCGCCTGGGCCGCCAGCCGGTTATGGCTGCGGGCCTGGGGACAGCGGCCCTGGGGGCCCTTCTGGTGGGCTTGGGCACCAGCTATGGGGAGGTTACCCTGGGCACTTTTCTGGTGGGGCTGGGCTGGTCGGGGGCCTTTCTGGCCGCCAATGCCCTCCTCGCCGACCTCACCCCGCCCGGCGGGCGGGGCCAGGCGGTGGGGGTGCTGGAGTTCTGGTCCAGCCTGGCCGGGGTGCTCTTGCCCCTGCTGGGGGGGGTTTTGCTGGAGGGCCTGGGCATGCGGGCCCTGGGTTACTTTGGCGCCCTTTTGGTGCTGCTGCCCCTCCTTTTGCTTTTTAGGAAGGCTGAGGTTTGA
- a CDS encoding glycine--tRNA ligase: MPAETLDELVSLCKRRGFIFPGSDIYGGLQGTYDYGPLGVELKNNLKAAWWKAMVYERDDMEGLDSSILTHRLVLHYSGHEATFADPLVDNRISKKRYRLDHLLKEQTPAVQAAVARAMDLAEDTPLASLVARMLAEPEQAALALNQARVVDPADRAPGDWTPPRPFNMMFRTQIGPVADEDSFGYLRPETAQGIFINFKNILDATSRRLPFGVAQIGKAFRNEITPRNFIFRVREFEQMEIEYFVKPGTDEEWHQRWLEIRLQWWAAQGLPRERIRVLDVPKEDLSHYSKRTFDLLYDFPTLGYEEIEGIANRTDFDLGSHTRGQAELGIQARVMENRHSTARLAVQDPETKAWFVPFVIEPSAGVDRGVLALLSEAYTKERLANGEERIVLRLKPHLAPIKVAVIPLARNKEEITQYARRLKAELQAMGFGRVLYEDTGNIGKAYRRHDEVGTPFCVTVDYDTIGKGQNGSSALKDTVTVRDRDTMQQERVPVKELAGYLLERLRY; the protein is encoded by the coding sequence ATGCCGGCCGAGACACTCGACGAACTGGTGAGTTTGTGCAAACGCCGGGGCTTCATATTTCCCGGCTCGGACATCTACGGAGGTCTTCAGGGTACCTACGACTATGGTCCTTTGGGGGTGGAGCTCAAAAACAACCTCAAGGCCGCCTGGTGGAAGGCCATGGTCTACGAGCGGGACGACATGGAGGGCCTGGACTCGAGCATCCTCACCCACCGCCTGGTGCTCCACTACTCCGGTCACGAGGCCACCTTTGCTGACCCTTTGGTGGACAACCGCATCTCCAAGAAGCGCTACCGGCTCGACCACCTGCTCAAAGAGCAGACCCCGGCGGTGCAAGCAGCGGTCGCGCGGGCCATGGACCTGGCCGAGGACACCCCCCTGGCCAGCCTGGTGGCGAGGATGCTCGCCGAGCCCGAACAGGCTGCGCTGGCGCTAAACCAGGCCCGGGTGGTGGACCCTGCCGACAGGGCCCCCGGCGACTGGACCCCACCCAGGCCCTTCAACATGATGTTCCGAACCCAAATCGGCCCGGTCGCCGACGAGGACTCGTTCGGCTACCTCCGGCCCGAGACCGCCCAGGGCATCTTCATCAACTTCAAGAACATCCTGGATGCCACCAGCCGGCGCCTGCCCTTTGGGGTGGCCCAGATCGGCAAGGCCTTCCGCAACGAGATTACCCCCCGCAACTTCATCTTCCGGGTGCGGGAGTTCGAGCAGATGGAGATTGAGTACTTCGTCAAGCCCGGCACCGACGAGGAGTGGCACCAGCGCTGGCTCGAGATCAGGCTGCAGTGGTGGGCGGCCCAGGGCCTGCCCCGCGAACGCATCCGGGTGCTCGACGTGCCCAAGGAAGACCTTTCCCACTACTCCAAGCGCACCTTCGACCTCCTGTACGACTTCCCTACCCTGGGCTATGAGGAGATCGAGGGCATCGCCAACCGCACCGACTTCGACCTGGGCAGCCACACCCGGGGCCAGGCCGAGCTCGGCATCCAGGCCCGGGTCATGGAAAACCGCCACTCCACCGCCCGGCTGGCGGTACAGGACCCCGAGACCAAGGCCTGGTTCGTTCCCTTTGTTATCGAGCCCTCCGCAGGGGTAGACCGGGGGGTGCTGGCGCTGCTTTCGGAGGCCTACACCAAGGAGAGGCTGGCCAATGGGGAGGAGCGCATCGTGCTGCGGCTCAAGCCCCACCTGGCCCCCATCAAGGTGGCGGTCATCCCGCTTGCTAGAAACAAGGAGGAAATCACCCAGTACGCCCGTCGCCTAAAGGCCGAGCTGCAGGCCATGGGTTTTGGCCGGGTGCTCTACGAGGACACCGGCAACATCGGCAAGGCCTACCGCCGCCACGACGAGGTGGGCACCCCGTTTTGCGTCACGGTGGACTACGACACCATCGGCAAGGGGCAGAACGGCAGCAGCGCCCTCAAGGACACCGTGACCGTGCGCGACCGCGACACCATGCAGCAGGAGAGGGTACCGGTCAAGGAGCTGGCAGGCTACCTGCTCGAGCGGCTGCGCTACTAG
- the acpS gene encoding holo-ACP synthase: MGVVAIGTDLVDLRRLKAVWERHPKRFLERHFTPQELAYCLGKADPLPSLGARFAAKEAFQKCWPTPLGWRQVWVELEGPRPVLRFAPELQAQMQEAGLAAHLSLAHEKSHALAVVVLEAR, encoded by the coding sequence ATGGGCGTGGTAGCGATTGGAACCGACCTGGTGGACCTGAGGCGGCTCAAAGCGGTGTGGGAGCGGCACCCCAAGCGCTTCTTGGAGCGGCACTTCACCCCGCAGGAGCTCGCCTACTGCCTGGGCAAGGCCGACCCCCTGCCCTCGCTGGGCGCTCGCTTTGCCGCCAAGGAGGCCTTCCAGAAGTGCTGGCCCACGCCCCTGGGCTGGCGCCAGGTCTGGGTGGAGCTGGAGGGCCCAAGACCGGTCCTCCGCTTTGCCCCGGAGCTCCAAGCCCAGATGCAAGAAGCCGGCCTGGCCGCCCACCTCTCGCTGGCCCACGAAAAAAGCCACGCCCTGGCGGTGGTGGTGCTCGAGGCCCGGTAG
- the rsmF gene encoding 16S rRNA (cytosine(1407)-C(5))-methyltransferase RsmF, with translation MLPKAFLKRMSELLGEDFGLFLQALTASERSYGLRVNTLKLSPEAFQRISPWPLEPIPWCPEGFYYPPEARPGPHPFYYAGLYYIQEPSAQAVGVLADPRPGERVLDLAAAPGGKTTHLAARMGGQGLLIANEVDGGRLRGLMENLGRWGARLVVVSSPLERLAERWGAYFDRVVLDAPCSGEGMFRKDPEVVRHWGPGAPARAARVQRSLIQQAARLVRPGGMLVYSTCTFAPEENEGVVAALLQQGGWGVEEARIHPAFSPGVPAWGGGLPELARTARLWPHRLRGEGHYLARLRRLEGPEANPPRERVPAPSREALALWQSWAEAHLAEPPEGEILERAGHLYLLPPDLPSLSGLRAPSPGLYLGEARPARHGEKGRFLPALPLAHHLEPAQVGPHFALEPDDPRALAFAQGQPIEAEGEEGWALVTLKTAAGSFALGWGRRKGGVLRPGKSRV, from the coding sequence GTGCTGCCCAAGGCATTCCTGAAGCGCATGTCCGAGCTTTTAGGGGAAGATTTTGGCCTTTTCTTGCAGGCCCTCACCGCGTCCGAGCGCAGCTATGGGCTGCGGGTCAACACCCTAAAGCTTAGCCCTGAGGCTTTTCAGCGCATCAGCCCCTGGCCCCTCGAGCCTATCCCCTGGTGCCCCGAGGGCTTCTACTACCCTCCAGAAGCCCGGCCGGGGCCCCACCCCTTCTACTACGCTGGGCTTTACTACATCCAGGAGCCCTCGGCCCAGGCGGTGGGGGTCCTGGCCGACCCCAGGCCCGGCGAGCGGGTGCTCGACCTGGCGGCTGCCCCAGGGGGCAAGACCACCCACCTGGCAGCAAGGATGGGAGGGCAGGGCCTGCTCATCGCCAACGAGGTGGACGGGGGGCGGCTTAGGGGGCTGATGGAGAACCTGGGGCGCTGGGGGGCCCGGCTGGTGGTGGTCTCGAGCCCCTTAGAGCGCCTGGCCGAGCGCTGGGGGGCCTACTTCGACCGGGTGGTGCTGGACGCCCCCTGCTCGGGCGAGGGCATGTTCCGCAAGGACCCCGAGGTGGTGCGCCACTGGGGGCCGGGGGCCCCGGCGCGGGCGGCCCGGGTGCAGAGGAGTCTGATTCAGCAGGCGGCCCGGTTGGTGCGGCCTGGGGGGATGCTGGTTTACTCCACCTGCACCTTTGCGCCAGAGGAGAACGAAGGGGTCGTGGCGGCGCTGCTGCAGCAGGGGGGCTGGGGGGTGGAGGAGGCCCGTATACACCCCGCCTTCAGCCCCGGGGTGCCGGCCTGGGGGGGTGGCCTCCCCGAGCTGGCCCGAACCGCCCGCCTCTGGCCCCACCGGCTGCGGGGTGAGGGGCACTACCTGGCCCGGCTGCGCAGGCTGGAGGGCCCCGAGGCCAACCCGCCGCGCGAGCGGGTGCCTGCGCCTTCCCGCGAGGCCCTGGCTCTTTGGCAGAGCTGGGCCGAGGCCCATCTGGCGGAGCCGCCAGAGGGGGAGATCCTCGAGCGGGCGGGCCACCTCTACCTCCTGCCCCCCGACCTCCCCAGCCTGAGTGGCCTCAGGGCTCCTTCGCCAGGGCTTTACCTGGGCGAGGCCCGCCCTGCCCGTCACGGGGAAAAGGGGCGTTTCCTGCCGGCTTTGCCCCTGGCCCACCACCTCGAGCCCGCCCAGGTGGGGCCCCACTTTGCCCTGGAGCCGGACGACCCCCGGGCCCTGGCCTTCGCCCAGGGGCAGCCCATCGAGGCCGAGGGGGAGGAAGGGTGGGCACTGGTCACCCTGAAGACCGCGGCCGGCAGCTTTGCCCTGGGCTGGGGGCGGCGCAAGGGGGGGGTGCTGCGCCCAGGAAAAAGCAGGGTTTGA
- the prfB gene encoding peptide chain release factor 2 (programmed frameshift): MELETLKHRLDALRGYLDIAGKEARLKELEPLLNDPSLWNDAEKARRVSQEVARLRKAVEGYRRLASDLEGLLELWPELSAEERAQMQPELDRAARALEELYHQTLLAFPYAENAAIVTIKPGAGGTEACDWAQMLYRMYTRFAERRGFAVELVDLEPGPEAGIDHAQFIVRGENAYGLLSVEAGVHRLVRPSPFNAQGKRQTSFAAVEVMPEVDESVEVAINPEDLRIEVMRSQGKGGQGVNTTDSAVRVVHLPTGIQVKCQITRSQQKNKELALSILRAKLFEIEYRKKQEELARLRGEARPIEWGSQIRSYVLDKQYIKDHRTGEMRHDPENVLDGDLESLIWAGLEWKAGRRETVAAGEEE; the protein is encoded by the exons GTGGAGCTGGAGACCCTAAAGCACCGCCTGGATGCCCTTCGGGGGTATCTT GACATCGCTGGCAAGGAAGCCCGCTTAAAGGAGCTCGAGCCCCTCCTCAACGACCCCAGCCTCTGGAACGACGCCGAAAAGGCCCGCAGGGTCTCGCAAGAGGTGGCCCGGCTGCGCAAGGCGGTGGAGGGCTACCGGCGGCTGGCCTCCGATCTGGAGGGGCTTTTGGAACTTTGGCCCGAGCTGAGCGCGGAAGAGCGGGCACAGATGCAGCCCGAGCTCGACAGGGCCGCCCGCGCGCTGGAGGAGCTTTACCACCAGACCCTGCTTGCCTTCCCCTATGCGGAGAACGCGGCCATCGTGACCATCAAGCCTGGGGCTGGGGGCACCGAGGCCTGCGACTGGGCCCAGATGCTCTACCGCATGTACACCCGCTTCGCCGAGCGGAGGGGCTTTGCGGTGGAGCTGGTGGACCTGGAGCCGGGCCCCGAGGCAGGGATCGACCACGCCCAGTTCATCGTGCGGGGCGAGAATGCCTATGGCCTTCTTTCGGTTGAGGCTGGGGTGCACCGCCTGGTGCGGCCCTCGCCCTTCAATGCCCAGGGCAAGCGCCAGACCAGCTTCGCTGCGGTGGAGGTGATGCCCGAGGTGGACGAATCGGTGGAGGTAGCCATCAACCCCGAGGATCTGCGCATCGAGGTGATGCGCTCGCAGGGCAAGGGCGGCCAGGGCGTGAACACCACCGACTCGGCGGTGCGGGTGGTGCACCTGCCCACCGGCATCCAGGTCAAGTGCCAGATTACCCGCAGCCAGCAGAAGAACAAGGAGCTGGCCCTGAGCATTCTGCGGGCCAAGCTCTTCGAGATTGAGTACCGCAAGAAGCAAGAAGAGCTGGCCCGGCTCAGGGGCGAGGCCCGCCCCATCGAGTGGGGCAGCCAGATTCGGAGCTATGTGCTGGACAAGCAGTACATCAAGGACCACCGCACCGGTGAGATGCGCCATGACCCCGAGAACGTGCTGGACGGCGACCTGGAAAGCCTGATCTGGGCTGGGTTGGAGTGGAAGGCAGGCCGTCGGGAGACGGTGGCGGCGGGGGAGGAGGAGTAG
- a CDS encoding TlpA disulfide reductase family protein, whose product MSRIPSAVKMGLVGLVVAGLVGLALWAAPSPRRTDLPQATLVRLDGAPVQLQPGRPLVLTVWATWCSYCQRQLPEFEAVARAHPRVQFAFVNDGEPASLVRQFHDAQGFTHAVVYQDALRVVARALRVNGYPANFFYDARGRLVGEVRGYMSPEQLLAALAQLD is encoded by the coding sequence GTGAGCAGAATCCCTTCCGCCGTGAAGATGGGGCTGGTGGGCCTCGTCGTAGCCGGTCTGGTGGGGCTGGCCCTCTGGGCTGCGCCCAGCCCCCGCCGCACCGACCTGCCCCAGGCCACCCTGGTCCGGCTGGACGGCGCGCCGGTCCAGCTTCAGCCAGGGCGCCCCCTCGTTCTTACGGTCTGGGCTACCTGGTGCAGTTACTGCCAGCGGCAGCTCCCCGAGTTCGAGGCGGTGGCCCGCGCTCACCCCAGGGTGCAGTTCGCCTTTGTCAACGACGGCGAGCCGGCCTCGCTGGTGCGGCAGTTCCACGATGCCCAGGGCTTTACCCACGCGGTGGTCTACCAAGATGCCCTGCGCGTCGTCGCCCGCGCGCTGCGGGTGAACGGGTACCCGGCCAACTTCTTCTACGACGCCAGAGGCCGGCTGGTGGGCGAGGTGCGGGGCTACATGAGCCCGGAGCAGCTCCTGGCGGCCCTGGCCCAGCTCGACTGA
- a CDS encoding maltose ABC transporter substrate-binding protein → MRKIPWILVFALMGLALGQGRITVWTHYGGPELAWLRQTAQAFARSSGTQVEVVEVPFNDLQNKFILGAPQGQAADLVVSIPHDWVGAMAAAGVLEPMGKYATASYLQGLSEVAVEALTYRNQLFALPMFAESVALIYNKKLVREAPKTWEEFLRIAQENTRGNTFGFLYDLANPYFNYGWFTAYGASVFGRTAQGLDASQTRLGGEAGVRAVNFIKDLRFRYRLIPEGVDYGVADSAFKEGALAMILNGPWAIGDYKKANIDFGIAPLPNPPGGGQWRPFVGVQGVAMNAYSRNKTAAANFAKLLVSPQNQVAFNRAGGRLPVSKQAVQQLRNDPVVAGFSATVALGTPMPNIPEMGKVWGPWGNALSQAVQRADSNVAQIVSAMVAEINRGLSGR, encoded by the coding sequence ATGAGAAAAATCCCGTGGATTCTTGTCTTCGCGTTGATGGGCCTCGCCCTGGGTCAGGGCCGGATCACGGTCTGGACCCACTACGGCGGCCCGGAGCTGGCCTGGCTGCGCCAGACCGCCCAGGCCTTCGCCCGTAGCAGCGGAACCCAGGTGGAGGTGGTTGAAGTACCCTTCAACGACCTGCAGAACAAGTTCATCCTGGGAGCCCCGCAGGGCCAGGCCGCCGACCTGGTGGTGAGCATCCCCCACGACTGGGTGGGGGCTATGGCCGCCGCCGGGGTGCTCGAGCCCATGGGCAAGTACGCCACCGCCAGCTACCTGCAAGGCCTCTCCGAGGTGGCGGTAGAAGCCCTCACCTACCGCAACCAGCTCTTCGCCCTGCCCATGTTCGCCGAGTCGGTGGCCCTCATCTACAACAAGAAGCTGGTCAGGGAGGCCCCTAAAACCTGGGAGGAGTTCTTGCGCATAGCCCAGGAGAACACCCGGGGCAACACCTTCGGCTTCCTCTACGACCTGGCCAACCCCTACTTCAACTACGGCTGGTTCACCGCCTACGGGGCCTCGGTCTTCGGACGCACCGCCCAGGGCCTAGACGCCAGCCAGACCCGGCTCGGGGGGGAAGCCGGCGTGCGGGCCGTGAACTTCATCAAGGACCTGCGCTTCCGCTACCGCCTCATCCCCGAAGGGGTGGACTACGGCGTGGCGGACAGCGCATTCAAGGAAGGGGCCCTGGCCATGATTCTCAATGGCCCCTGGGCGATTGGCGACTACAAGAAGGCCAACATCGACTTCGGCATCGCCCCGCTGCCCAACCCCCCCGGCGGCGGCCAGTGGCGGCCCTTCGTGGGGGTGCAGGGGGTGGCCATGAACGCCTACTCCCGCAACAAGACCGCCGCCGCCAACTTCGCCAAGCTGCTGGTGAGCCCCCAGAACCAGGTTGCCTTCAACCGGGCCGGCGGCCGCCTCCCGGTCTCCAAGCAGGCGGTACAGCAGCTCCGCAACGACCCGGTGGTGGCCGGCTTCTCGGCCACCGTGGCCCTGGGCACCCCCATGCCCAACATCCCCGAGATGGGCAAGGTCTGGGGTCCGTGGGGCAACGCCCTATCGCAGGCCGTCCAGCGGGCCGACAGCAACGTGGCCCAGATCGTTTCGGCCATGGTGGCTGAGATCAACCGGGGGCTCTCGGGCCGCTAG